The sequence ACCGTCACGCGGGTGTCGAAGGTGGTCGACAGCCGCTCGGCGACGTCCTGCAGACCGGGCATCTGGATCGGCTTGCGCCGCGGCGCGACCGGTGTCGGGGTGCCTCCGCGGTTGGCCAGGGTGACCGCCTCCTCGGTGGCGCGCACCGACAGGCCCTCGGCCACGATCCGCGCCGCAAGCTCCTCCTGGGCCTCCGATCCGGCCTCCAGAGACAGCAGCGCCCGGGCATGGCCCGCCGACAACACGCCGGCGGCGACCCTGCGCTGCACGGCGATGGGCAGTCGCAACAGCCGGATCATGTTGGTCACCAAGGGGCGGGAGCGTCCGATGCGGGTGGCCAGTTCGTCGTGGGTCACCCCGAACTCGTCCAGCAATTGCTGGTAGGCCGCTGCCTCTTCCAACGGGTTCAGCTGTACCCGGTGGATGTTCTCCAGCAGCGCGTCGCGCAGCAGGTTGTCGTCCTCGGTCTCCCGAACGATCGCCGGGATCGTCTCCAGCCCGGCTTGCTGGGAGGCCCGCCAACGCCGCTCCCCCATGACCAACTGGTACCGCGACGAGCCGGGCACCGCCCGCACCACGATGGGCTGCATAAGCCCGAATTCCCGGATCGAATGCACCAGCTCGGCCAGTGCCTCGTCATCGAAAACCTGTCGGGGCTGGCGGGGGTTGGGCTCGATGTCGGCCGGTCTGATCTCGCGGTACACCGCGCCCACCTCGGGGGTTGCCGCCGGGGCTGCGCTGCGCACGCCGCCCAGAACGACATCGGCGGCGGCATCGCCCATCCGCGGGCCCAGGCCGGCGCCGCGGTCGCCCTGGGCCTCGTTCCCCTCGCCGGGGCCAGTCGGGATGAGCGAGGCCAGGCCGCGGCCCAAGCCGCCCTTCTTACGCGACGGTCCGGTCATCTGTGGCGCTCCTGTTCTTCTCCGGGTCGTCGGATACCGGCGGTCACTGCTGTCCCCCTCCGTCGACCAGGTCCCGCTCGACGAGCTCCCGGCTGGCGTCCAAGTAGCTCATCGCCCCGCGTGAGCCGGGGTCATAGTCGATGATCGTCATGCTGTAGCCCGGCGCTTCCGACACCTTGACGCTGCGCGGGATGACCGTGCGCAGCACCCGGTCGCCGAAGTAGCGCCGGACCTCGTCGGCTACCTGGTCCGCGAGCTTGGTGCGCCCGTCATACATCGTCAGCAGCACGGTGGTCACTTCCAGCCGCGGGTTGAGGTGCGCCTTGACCATCTCGATGTTGCGCATCAACTGGGACACGCCTTCCAGCGCGTAGTACTCGCATTGGATCGGGATCAGCACCTCCGGCGCGGCAACCAACGCGTTGACGGTCAGGAGGCCCAGCGAGGGCGGGCAGTCGATGAAGACGTAGTCGAAGTCGAAGCTGTCCAGATCGGCCAGCGCATTGCGCAGCCGGTTCTCCCGCGCCACCATGCTCACCAATTCGATCTCGGCGCCGGCCAGATCGATGGTGGCCGGGATGCAGTACAGCCGCTCGTTGTGCGGGCTCTGCTGCAAGGCGGACGTCACCGGGATCGCGCCGATCAACACTTCGTACGACGACGGCGTGCCGGATTTACGGTCGGCGATTCCCAACGCGGTGCTCGCGTTGCCCTGCGGGTCGAGGTCGATCACCAAGGTCTTGATCCCCTGCACCGCGAGGGCGGCGGCGAGGTTGACCGCGGTGGTGGTCTTGCCGACGCCGCCCTTCTGGTTGGCGACGGTGAACACGCGCCGGCGCTTCGGGCGGGGCAGCAGGTTGTTCGTGTGCAGTACCTGCATCGCCCGCTCAGCGGCCGCGCCGATCGGGGTGTCGACAAAGTTCGGCGATGTTTCACGTGAAACCGGGCCGTGCGATGTTTCACGTGAAACCGCCTCGGCAGAACCCGCGGCGTTCGTGGCTGACGACCGTGGCGTGACGCCCGGGGGGACTGATCTGCTCATGCGTTCCTCCTGGTCGGCCGTCGCGCCGGGCTGCCCGATGTCCGACGGCCCGCGCGCCTCGCTTCGGGCTCTGCCCGCAGTGCCAGCACCACGGTCGCGGGCGGGGTTAAATAGTTCACGCCACATCTCACCACCCTTACGTCGTTCGCGCCTAGTCTGGCCATCACGCCGCGGTGCTCGTCGACCTCGGCCTGTGCCCGCTCCCCCTTCATCGCCAGCATCCGGCCGCCCTTGCGTAGCAGCGGCAGGCTCCACCGGCTGATCTTGTCCAGGCTCGCGACGGCCCGTGACAGGACGACGTCGCAGTCCCCGACCGCGTCGCGCACCGCGGGATCTTCGGCACGTCCGCGGACCACGTCCACCCCGCCGAGGCCCAGCTCCGCGACCGCCTCACGCAGGAAGTCGCTGCGCCGGAGGAGCGGTTCGACGAGGGTCATAGCTACGTCCGGACGGACGATCGCCACCGGTATTCCCGGCAAGCCGGCTCCGCTTCCGATGTCTGCGACCCGCTCCCCGGCCTCCAGCAGCTCCCCGACCGCCGCGCAGTTGAGCAGGTGGCGTTCCCAGAGCCGCTCGACTTCCCGGGGTCCGATCAATCCGCGCTCGACACCGGGGCCCGCCAAGAGGGCTGCGTAGCGCCGCGCCGTGGGAAGGCGATCGCCGAAGACTTCCGCCGCCTCCGGGGGCGGCTCGGGTGCCGGTGCTCCCTCGACAT is a genomic window of Mycolicibacter heraklionensis containing:
- a CDS encoding ParB/RepB/Spo0J family partition protein, whose protein sequence is MTGPSRKKGGLGRGLASLIPTGPGEGNEAQGDRGAGLGPRMGDAAADVVLGGVRSAAPAATPEVGAVYREIRPADIEPNPRQPRQVFDDEALAELVHSIREFGLMQPIVVRAVPGSSRYQLVMGERRWRASQQAGLETIPAIVRETEDDNLLRDALLENIHRVQLNPLEEAAAYQQLLDEFGVTHDELATRIGRSRPLVTNMIRLLRLPIAVQRRVAAGVLSAGHARALLSLEAGSEAQEELAARIVAEGLSVRATEEAVTLANRGGTPTPVAPRRKPIQMPGLQDVAERLSTTFDTRVTVSLGKRKGKIVVEFGSVDDLQRIVAMMDSTTS
- the rsmG gene encoding 16S rRNA (guanine(527)-N(7))-methyltransferase RsmG, whose protein sequence is MFHVKHVEGAPAPEPPPEAAEVFGDRLPTARRYAALLAGPGVERGLIGPREVERLWERHLLNCAAVGELLEAGERVADIGSGAGLPGIPVAIVRPDVAMTLVEPLLRRSDFLREAVAELGLGGVDVVRGRAEDPAVRDAVGDCDVVLSRAVASLDKISRWSLPLLRKGGRMLAMKGERAQAEVDEHRGVMARLGANDVRVVRCGVNYLTPPATVVLALRAEPEARRAGRRTSGSPARRPTRRNA
- a CDS encoding ParA family protein, with the protein product MSRSVPPGVTPRSSATNAAGSAEAVSRETSHGPVSRETSPNFVDTPIGAAAERAMQVLHTNNLLPRPKRRRVFTVANQKGGVGKTTTAVNLAAALAVQGIKTLVIDLDPQGNASTALGIADRKSGTPSSYEVLIGAIPVTSALQQSPHNERLYCIPATIDLAGAEIELVSMVARENRLRNALADLDSFDFDYVFIDCPPSLGLLTVNALVAAPEVLIPIQCEYYALEGVSQLMRNIEMVKAHLNPRLEVTTVLLTMYDGRTKLADQVADEVRRYFGDRVLRTVIPRSVKVSEAPGYSMTIIDYDPGSRGAMSYLDASRELVERDLVDGGGQQ